One window of the Zea mays cultivar B73 chromosome 3, Zm-B73-REFERENCE-NAM-5.0, whole genome shotgun sequence genome contains the following:
- the LOC100276951 gene encoding Bowman-Birk type wound-induced proteinase inhibitor WIP1-like precursor, giving the protein MKSRSSTLLVILVLQALLLSAAVAKGPAGPKKQCWCGECTSWSGVWTCDDLLTKCAATCKNCVPVSTGKGATKYRCRDFLPENCGCKIH; this is encoded by the exons ATGAAGAGCAGGAGCAGCACTCTGTTGGTGATCCTAGTTCTCCAGGCCCTTCTGCTCTCTGCGGCTGTGGCCAAAGGACCTGCAG GGCCGAAGAAGCAGTGCTGGTGCGGCGAGTGCACCAGCTGGTCGGGCGTGTGGACCTGCGACGACCTCCTCACCAAGTGCGCCGCCACCTGCAAGAACTGCGTCCCCGTGTCCACGGGCAAGGGCGCCACCAAGTACAGGTGCCGCGACTTCCTCCCCGAAAACTGCGGGTGCAAGATCCACTAA